One window of the Solanum stenotomum isolate F172 chromosome 11, ASM1918654v1, whole genome shotgun sequence genome contains the following:
- the LOC125845300 gene encoding pectinesterase inhibitor 4-like: MGNCSPYNSKKLTKTLLPILLLLLLSTISQAQGNTNSNYIKSKCNITTYPSLCLKTLLPYASYVQTNPIKLCDTALDIAIDSAKNTSHMVSELGKNKGITKYETAAIKDCIGDLKDAVYELKETLGAMNHLNDTDKDFQWDNAKTYASAVISDANSCLDGFSDRKVNPDVKAKISDAISYVTKLASNALAFINHLY; encoded by the coding sequence ATGGGAAATTGTAGTCCTTATAATTCCAAAAAACTAACCAAGACCCTCTTaccaattcttcttcttctgttaTTATCCACAATCTCCCAAGCACAAGGCAACACAAATTCCAACTACATCAAATCCAAATGCAACATCACAACATACCCTTCACTTTGCCTAAAAACCCTTCTCCCATATGCCTCTTATGTCCAAACAAACCCCATCAAGCTATGTGACACTGCCCTTGACATAGCCATAGATAGCGCGAAAAACacttctcacatggtatcagagcttggAAAAAATAAAGGGATAACTAAATACGAGACGGCTGCTATTAAAGATTGTATTGGTGACTTGAAAGATGCAGTGTATGAGTTGAAAGAAACACTTGGTGCTATGAATCATCTTAATGATACAGACAAAGATTTTCAATGGGATAATGCCAAGACTTATGCAAGTGCTGTTATAAGTGATGCAAATTCTTGCTTGGATGGTTTCTCTGATAGGAAAGTAAATCCTGATGTCAAAGCTAAGATTAGTGATGCTATTTCTTATGTTACTAAACTTGCTAGTAATGCTTTGGCTTTCATAAATCAcctttattaa
- the LOC125845924 gene encoding uncharacterized protein LOC125845924 — MPHTSGRKSHSQIIDDMTKMNNGVKPTRIEVLKKTHIRANKQPVNEIAGEVMKQMDDLAEVYPELNVPGSAPNDVYSQVMGSDTHGIVRTLGKGASLSLVYGPVYKRSQAEKRDFDSRVEMEVQKATSARKIEMTEKMHEAKKEMEVMDKNLLEAKEEAKENNEVMERKLSEAKMDMEEIIADKVKEGIQAYVESLGINIDANLKSEQVK, encoded by the exons ATGCCACACACATCAGGGAGAAAAAGTCATTCTCAAATTATAGACGAT ATGACAAAGATGAATAATGGTGTAAAGCCAACTCGTATTGAGGTgttaaaaaaaactcacattAGAGCGAATAAACAACCAGTAAATGAGATAGCTGGTGAAGTTATG aaacaaatggaTGATCTTGCCGAGGTGTATCCTGAGTTGAATGTCCCTGGAAGTGCTCCTAATGATGTGTACTCCCAAGTAATGGGATCAGACACTCATGGAATTGTCCGAACTCTAGGAAAAGGAGCATCTCTTAGCTTAGTATATGGCCCCGTATATAAACGATCTCAGGCtgaaaaaagagattttgaTTCAAGGGTTGAGATGGAAGTTCAAAAAGCTACCTCAGCTAGGAAAATTGAGATGACAGAGAAGATGCATGAAGCAAAAAAAGAGATGGAAGTGATGGATAAAAATTTGTTAGAAGCAAAAGAGGAAGCAAAAGAGAATAACGAAGTGATGGAGAGAAAATTATCAGAAGCAAAAATGGATATGGAAGAAATTATAGCGGATAAAGTGAAGGAAGGAATACAAGCATATGTAGAGTCTTTGGGAATTAATATTGATGCAAATTTAAAATCAGAGCAGGTGAAATAA